Below is a genomic region from Methanobrevibacter ruminantium.
AAGGTTCAGGTTATCAATTCTGACGGTGCTACAGAAGTTTACATTGCTAAAGGTGCTGACTTGATTGTAGACAACACTCAAACCGGTAGCAGCTTAAGAAAAGCAGGTCTTAAGGAGCTTGAAACCATTTTGCATTCTTCAGCAGGATTGTATGCTGGAATAAGCTGTGATGAAGAGAAGATGGCAAAGGCTAAAATGATTTATGAACAGTTATTGGGTGCTGTAACTGCAAGGAAATACTTTGATGTAAAATTCAATATTGCAAACGAATCCATTGAAAAGGTTTCAAATTATTTGGTTGAAAACAAGTTCTGCAGTGCAGAGCCAACTGTCAATCAAGGATCAAGCTTTTCACAGATTAATGTCTTGATTCCTAAAGAGCATTTCCCTGAAATGTTGGATGGAATAAGGGCATTAGGCGCTTCTTCAATTATAAGAAGTGATGTAAAGCAATATGTAATCTAATTTATTTGGATTGATTTCCAAATCCTTTTTCTTTTTTATTTTTATCTTATTTTATTCTATTTTTATCTTATTTTATTTTATTTTATTTTATTTTTATTTAATTTATCTTATTTTTCTCTTTTTAGTCATTTTATTCTTAAATAACTGTTTTTTCTCTTATTTAATTTAATTTAATTAGTCATGATAAATTAAGAATTATACATTAAAAACATGATAATTACATATTTTATTTATAATGATTTTTAATAAAAAAACAATATCTTTTTATATAATAATGTATAAATCAGTAAATAATAATGTTAAATGATGATAAATCATTATAATTTATTTGAATTTATCATTATGGTTCTTATTTATAATGATATTTTCAAAATCTGACTGTTAATTTAAATTGGTTAAGTGTTTTAATTGCAAAATGCTTATATTTTTACATTTAGGTGTCTAAAATGTTGACTTCTGTACAAAAGGAAATTTTACAGACTTTAATTAATTTGTATCAAAATTCAGATGGCAAGTCCATTAAGGGTGAAGACATTGCTGAAGTGATGAACAGAAACCCAGGTACCATCAGAAATCAGATGCAATCCCTTAGAAGCTTAAGTCTTGTAAAGGGAGTGCCAGGACCTCGTGGTGGCTATAAGCCTACTATTGAAGCATACCATACATTAAACATTTCAGTTTCATACAGCAATGCTAAAGTTCCTGTCTATAAGGAAAACAAAAAGTTAGAGGATGTTTCAGTAGCTAAGATTGAGTTTACAAGTGTACCGCACCCTGGTGAATGTGAAGCTGTCATTAAGGTTTTAGGAAGCATTAAGGATTTGCATGTAGGAGATGTGATCCGTGTAGGTCCTACTCCTGTCAATAACCTTGGTGTTATTGGTGAAATCGTAGGAAGGGACGATATGGACAATATCCTCCTCTTGGATATCAGCACTAT
It encodes:
- a CDS encoding CBS domain-containing protein, translating into MLTSVQKEILQTLINLYQNSDGKSIKGEDIAEVMNRNPGTIRNQMQSLRSLSLVKGVPGPRGGYKPTIEAYHTLNISVSYSNAKVPVYKENKKLEDVSVAKIEFTSVPHPGECEAVIKVLGSIKDLHVGDVIRVGPTPVNNLGVIGEIVGRDDMDNILLLDISTIRSIPKNSVYEIATLDLIYLKPGDSIKDAACLLSKNNIDGAPVITEGVAIGMVSLVDIVKALAEGKENEDVRDIMSKRLFFIDKDTKIASAVYKMYKFGISRLIVVDDDYTPIGVVTRTDLIEKITNLNNFPLLNDNDLEDEI